In Moorena sp. SIOASIH, the following proteins share a genomic window:
- a CDS encoding RNA-guided endonuclease TnpB family protein produces the protein MLVYEFKLKGKQYQYNLLDEAIRTGQFIQNACLRLWIDAKPEEKINRFALNKYCKVLAENSDFPWVKKLNSMARQAHAERTWVAISRFYDNCKKQIPGKKGFPKFKKNCRSVEYKTTGYKVSQDRKSIKFTDGFKAGTFKLIGSRDLHFYPLKSIKRVRVVKKADGYYAQFCIDQERLENTNSTGKVIGLDVGIKEFYTDSNGETCHNPKYLRKSEKKLKRLQRKLSRCKKGSKNRKKFQKKLAKQHLKVSRQRKDFVIKTARALCQSNDLVAVEDLQVKNMVKNHKLAKSISDASWSMFRSWLEYFGKVFGRKVVAVKPHFTSQKCSECGKLVKKSLSVRTHVCSCGCVLDRDENAAINILNRAGHAQINASGQINLCQLGENLTGKLAG, from the coding sequence ATGCTAGTTTATGAATTTAAGCTCAAAGGTAAACAATATCAATATAACTTGCTTGATGAAGCTATTCGCACTGGTCAATTTATTCAAAATGCATGTTTGCGTTTATGGATAGATGCTAAACCAGAGGAAAAAATTAATCGTTTTGCTCTTAATAAATATTGCAAAGTATTAGCTGAAAATAGTGATTTTCCTTGGGTTAAAAAATTAAATAGCATGGCTCGACAAGCTCACGCTGAAAGGACTTGGGTAGCTATTTCCAGATTTTATGACAATTGTAAAAAACAAATACCTGGTAAAAAAGGCTTTCCTAAATTCAAAAAAAATTGTCGTTCAGTTGAGTATAAAACTACAGGTTATAAAGTATCTCAAGACAGGAAATCCATTAAGTTTACTGATGGTTTTAAGGCTGGCACTTTTAAACTGATCGGTTCAAGAGATTTACATTTTTATCCTTTAAAGTCGATCAAAAGAGTTAGAGTAGTAAAAAAAGCCGATGGTTACTATGCTCAATTTTGTATTGATCAAGAAAGGTTAGAGAATACTAATTCTACGGGGAAAGTGATTGGTTTAGATGTTGGGATTAAGGAATTCTACACTGATAGTAATGGTGAGACTTGCCATAATCCTAAATATTTAAGAAAGTCCGAAAAAAAATTAAAAAGACTGCAACGGAAATTATCTAGATGTAAAAAAGGTTCTAAGAATAGGAAAAAGTTTCAGAAAAAATTAGCTAAACAGCATCTCAAGGTATCAAGGCAACGTAAAGACTTTGTAATTAAAACTGCAAGGGCGCTATGTCAATCTAACGATTTGGTGGCCGTTGAAGACCTACAGGTGAAAAATATGGTTAAAAATCATAAATTAGCTAAATCAATATCTGATGCTAGTTGGTCAATGTTTAGATCTTGGTTGGAATACTTTGGGAAAGTATTTGGTCGTAAAGTTGTTGCAGTTAAACCACATTTTACTAGTCAAAAGTGTTCTGAATGTGGGAAACTAGTCAAAAAATCACTATCAGTTAGAACTCATGTTTGTAGTTGTGGTTGCGTCTTAGACCGGGATGAAAATGCGGCAATTAATATTTTAAATAGGGCGGGGCACGCCCAAATTAACGCTTCTGGACAGATTAACCTCTG
- a CDS encoding helix-turn-helix transcriptional regulator: MTDKSKRRKHSSDSPLEALRIERTNLSQDELAIYCGIPRGTYQRWVSGRTEARPTLRQLKLLCRRLGIEHINQLPDEFGPPSTAGGNEKFKILEWLL, from the coding sequence ATGACAGACAAAAGCAAAAGGCGCAAACACAGTAGTGATTCACCCTTGGAGGCTCTAAGAATTGAACGCACCAATTTGTCTCAAGACGAATTAGCAATCTACTGTGGTATTCCTCGTGGGACTTACCAGCGCTGGGTCTCTGGTAGGACTGAGGCTAGACCAACGCTCCGGCAACTGAAATTGCTGTGCCGACGACTAGGGATTGAGCACATTAATCAGCTGCCAGACGAATTTGGACCACCTAGTACCGCTGGGGGCAATGAAAAATTCAAAATTCTTGAATGGTTACTATAG